Proteins from a single region of Heterodontus francisci isolate sHetFra1 chromosome 29, sHetFra1.hap1, whole genome shotgun sequence:
- the LOC137346248 gene encoding probable G-protein coupled receptor 139 has product MDQPIDSILKIYYPILAVIGVPVNLLAIVILSRGKCGLSTCTTRYLVAMATSDLLVIITEIILWQISSYYFQGSFLYITPVCSVIGVLSFAAIECSVWFTVTFTFDRFVAICCQKLKTKYCIEKTAAVVLATTCILLCLENVPFYFTYEPAELIDNVPWGCYMKPSYYTEPGWVGFDKFDMVLTPLIPFALILLFNALTVRHILVTSQVRKGLRGQSKGENHSDPEMESRRKSVILLFTISGNFIFLWLVYVIEFLYYNITGKEHRDYTDSEYIFQQVGWMLLNLSCCTNTFIYVVTQSKFREQVKSAVKYPVTSIIQLMKKQNN; this is encoded by the exons atggaTCAACCAATTGACAGCATCTTGAAAATATATTACCCAAttcttgctgtcattggtgttcctg ttaatttactggcgattgtgatcctgtcccggggaaagtgcggcctctccacctgcaccactcgctacctggtggccatggcaacgtcggatctactggtcatcattactgagatcATACTGTGGCAGATCAGTTCTTATTATTTCCAGGGATCTTTCCtgtacatcacccctgtgtgtagtgttatcggtGTCCTTAGTTTTGCAGCCATagaatgttctgtctggttcaccgtcactttcacctttgatcgatttgtggccatttgttgccagaagctgaaaacaaaatattgcatcgagaaaactgcggctgtggttctagcaacaacctgcattctgctctgtttagaaaatgttCCCTTCTATTTTACATATGAACCTGCAGAgctaatcgacaatgtaccgtggggcTGTTATatgaagccaagctattatacagagcctggatgggtgggatttgacaagTTTGAtatggttttaaccccattgatcccatttgctttaatcctgttgttcaacgctctgacagtcagacacattttagtgaccagtcaagtccgtaagggactgaggggtcagagcaagggagagaatcacagtgacccagagatggagagcagaaggaagtctgtgattttactcttcaccatatccggcaacttcatatttctgtggttggtgtatgttatagaattcttatattacaacattacAGGAAAAGAACACAGGGATTACaccgattctgaatatatatttcaacaagtcggatggatgctgttgaatttaagttgctgcacaaacacatttatttatgtggtgactcagtccaagttcagagagcaggtcaagagtgcggtgaaatatccagttacatcaattattcaattaatgaagaaacaaaacaactga